DNA sequence from the Halichoerus grypus chromosome 8, mHalGry1.hap1.1, whole genome shotgun sequence genome:
ttaTATTTTGGTTAAGTCTTATTTATCAatcttttacttttaagattGATGCCTTTGGTGTCCTAAGAAATCTTCACCTACCCGGAAGtctcaaagattttctcctgttttcttttagaaattttacaGTTCAGCTTTAAATTTTAGGTttgtgatccattttaagtttacttTGATACAAGGTGTGAGATGAGGGTTGAGATTAATTTTTCCCATCTACCTAGATGATCCAGTactatttaaaaagatttcttcccCCATGCATTATCTTGGCACCTTTTTGAAAGTCGGTTGACCCTTGAGAGGACatgaaagtataaaaagaatactttttaccTCTTCACTGTCACCTCTCACCATTCTCTGCCTTAGGGTCTAAGCTCTAACCACTCTACGCTTTCACTGCTTGGACCAAGCCAGGGTCTTTTCCTAACACCTGCTATTTCCTCTGATAGAACGTTCATCACCTGtcttttctcatctttcagaTCTTAGCTTCAATGTCATTTGTCAAAGAGACCCTCCTTGCCTACCCACTCTGAAGACAGTCTTTTCTAAAACTCTCTATCAGCATTCAGTGGGTTTTTCCACAGGGTTTGTTATGATctgtaattaaaatgtatttgtttctatttttgtttcctattttcaCTAGACTCTAAACTGCATGAAGGAGggactaaatttttcttttttttttttgtggtgattGTAAGCCTGGTCCTTAGCACATAATAGGTACTTGGTAAaaatttgtcaaatgaatgaataataagaTATTCCCATTTCATTGCTCTGATGGCAGATTTAGCCTGGACACTTGAGGATATCAGTACCTTCAATGACTCAAAGTCTTCTTTCTACGTCACTGAACTCATAAGCAAACTCACTTGGTCTGAGTCACCAGTGTTTGCTGAGCCATTTAGGCAAGCATCTGAGTGAATGATGTAGTCAAGTGCTGCCCAACAATCTGAAGGTTCGTTTAAATGTTAGTTATCACCCTAAGACAACAGCAGGGAGAGGCGGCATGGTGTCATGAAAATAGCATGAGTTTGTGTTGATATACTTGGCTTAATAGCCTGCTTCCAGCATTTCCTAGCTGGGCATGCCATTGGCTCTCTTTGAGCTTTAGTTCCATCATTGTAAACAAgcataatacctacctcacaggcgGCTGTGAGGATGGAGTAAATGCAGAGTGCCTAGAACAATTTCCAGCATATGGAAGATCCTAAAAAGATCCTATTGCTATGATTGTCAGATATTGGACCAGAAGACAATTTTATAAGTCACAGAGCCTGATAAATGTTAGGTGACTTATTCTTTGCAAGGTGTTTCTTTGATGTGGAGCACCAGGTCTCTTGAGAGCTTAgacattgtcatttttttcctctcccctccaaccTCCCCATGAACTTGTTCAAGGCATTCTTCATGTCTTCATTCCTAAGAGTATAGATGATGGGGTTCAGGAGGGGGGTAACAGCGGTGAAAAACACAGACACCACCTTGTCCTCCGGGAGGCTGGTGGATGGACGGGAATAGATGAAGATGCAGTGTCCCAGGAAGAGTGTGACGACGGTGAGGTGGGCTGCACAGGTGGATAAGGCCTTCCGCCTGCCTTCGGAGATCTGCTGCCTCAGGCTCACCAGGATGACTGCGTAGGACACCACGAGGACCACGAAACAGACCACAGAGATCAGCCCGCTGTTGGAGATGATGAGGATTTCAATGATGTGTGTATCCGTGCAGGCCAGTTTGATCACCTGAGGCACATCACAGAAGAAGCTGTCAATCTCATCAGGACCACAGTAGGGCAGCTTGATGGTGAGGGAGGTCAGCGATATGGAGTGGATGGTGCCCCCCGTCCAGAGGGCCACAGCCAGCAGCACACATACTTTCCATTTCATCACTGTCATGTACTGTAGTGGTTTGCAAATGGCCATGTACCGATCGTAGGCCATGACGGTAAGGAGAAAGATCTCGGTGCAGGCAAAGAGGTGCAGGAAAAACATCTGGGTGACACAGGTCTCAAAGGAGATGAGCTTCTCTTCTGACCACGTATCTGTCAGCATCTTGGGGACAGTGACCGTGGAGTGGCAGACATCGATAAAAGACAGGTTACTGAGGAAGAAATACATCGGGGTATGGAGCCGGCAGTCATAGATAATAATTATGACAATGAGGATGTTCCCAATCAGTGTCAGGACATAGAAAGTGAGGAACATGGCAAACACAGCCATCTGTACCTTCTGATTTACAGATAAGCCTCTAAGCCGAATGTATGTCACAGAAGTGGTGTGATTGAGTAGGTCTGCCTCTCCCATTTTCTCTGTTGGACACTCTGTcaagaattaggaaaaaatagtGTCGAGAgttggcatccttgtcttgtttctgatcttaagggaaaggctttcaccttttccccattgagaatgatattcgctgtgggcttttcatagatggtttttatgaaattgaggaatgttcagtcctagcaacagcaatcagacaacaaaaagaaataaaaggtattcaattggcaaagaagaagtcaaactctctctccacagatgacatgatactttatgtggaaaacccaaaaggctccacccccaaattactagaactcatacagcaattcagtaatgtggcaggatacaaaatcaatgcacagaaatcagttgctttcctatacactaacaatgtaactgtagaaagcaaaattagggaatcgattccatttacaacagcaccaaaacccataagataccttggaataaacctaaccaaagaggtaaaggatctatactctagaaactacaggacacttatgaaagaaattgaagaagacacaaaaagatgggaaaacattccatgctcatggatcggaagactaaacattgttaaaatgtctgtgctacccagagcaatctatactttcaacgccatcccatcaaaataccaatggtatttttcagagtgctggaacaaacaatcctaaaatttgtatggaaccagaaaagcccccgaatcgccaaggaaatgttgaaaaagaaacacaaagcaggaggcatcacgttgcctgatttcaaactctattaacaaagctgtgatcaccaagacaacatggtactggcacaaaaacagacacgtagatcaatgggacagaatagggagctcagatatggaccctcaactctatggtaaCTAATctccaacaaagcaggaaaaaatatccaatggaaaaaagacagtcttgggcgtctgggtggctcagttggttaagcgactgacttcagctcaggtcatgatcctggagtcccgggatcgagtcctgcatcaagctccctgctcagcagggagtctgcttctccctctgacccttcccctctcatgtgctctctctctctctcaaataaataaataaaatttaaaaaaaaaaaaaaggaaaaaagacagtctcgtcaataaatggtgctggcaaaattggacagctatatacagaagaatgaaactcaaccattcttttacaccatgcacaaagataaactctaaataaatgaaagacctcaatgtgagataggaatccatcaaaatcctagaggagaacataggcaataacctcttcaacattggccacagcaacttctttcaagacacgtctccaaaggcaagcgaaacaaaagtgaaaatgaacttttgggacttcataaagataaaacgcttttgcacagcaaaggaaacagtcaacaaaacaatgaggcaacccatggaatgagagaagatatttgcaaatgacactacagataaagggctggtatccaagatctataaagaacttctcaaactcaacacccaaaaaacaaataatccagtgaaaaaatgggcagaagacatgaacagacattctcgaaagaagacatacaaatggctaacagacatatgaaaaattgttcaacatcattagccatcagggaaattcaaatcaaaactacatcgagatataccaccttacaccagttagaatggcaaaaattgacaaggcaataaacaacaaatgttggagaggttgtaaaggggaacccttttacactgttttttttttttaaagatcttatttatttatttgaaggagagaaaaacagcgagagagcgaacacaagcagagggagtgggagagggagaagcaggcttcctgttgagcagggagcccgacgcagggctcgatcccaggaccctgggatcaggacctgagccgaaggcaggcgcttaatgactgagccacccacgcaccccccccccttttatactgttggtgggaatgcaagtcgatacagctactttggaaaacagtgtggaggttcctcaaaacattaaaaatagaactaccctgtgacccagcaattgtactactgggtatttaccccaaagacacagatgtagtgaaaagaagggtgaCTTGcacccccaatgttcatagcagcaatgtccacaatagccaaactggaaggagctgagatacccttcaacagatgaatggataaagaagatgtggttcatatatacagttgaatattactcagccatcagaaaggatgaatacccaacttttgcatcgacatggatggaactggaggggattatgctaagtgaaataagtcaagcagagaaagtcaattatcatatggtttcacttatttgtggaacataaggaatagcatggaggacattaggagaaagagggaaaaatgaagggggtggaatcagaaggggagatgaaccatgggagacaatggactctgggaaacaaactgagggttttagaggggagcgggtggggagatgggttagcccggtgatgggtattaaggacagcacgtattgcatggagcactgggtgttacacacaaacaatgaatcgtggatcactacatcaaaaactaatgatgtattgtatggtggctaacataacataataaaaaaaaaaacccattcagCAACTTAAATCATGCTGGACACGCAGTAGGCGCCACACACATGTTTTTGGAATAATAGTGCAGAGAACCATGATTCACTAAGAGATCTAAGGCAGCCTTGGAGAGGGGAGTGCTTATATTTAGTCATAAATCTTTAGCGGAgaagaaatgaagatttttataCCCCAAGCCAGTAACATGTTCAAAGTCGTACAAGTCCTGGCCTTGAGCACAGTTTTCTCTATTGCCTGTTGACTGCATTTTTCATTCGGCCAAACCACTTCCACCCCTGTGGGCTCTGTGGTGATGCCCTGGGACTGTCATGGCAATGACCTGGTTTGTGGCCGGCAGAGGCCTTTTCCCAAGCTGCTGGGCCACGTGCAGTGTGGCTGGGGTGTATTTGGAACATTTCTTTGGAGGAGGCTGGAGAAAACCCTGGAAACCTTGGAAACTCTGGCGAGGAGGCGAGGGAGATTGGCCTCAGCCCCTGGACTTGCTCATCCTGCAGCTGCAGATCAAGGTCCAGGCAAAAGAGCTTCCTGTCCTGACTAGGTTATCCTCAGCTCTTCGTAAAGTCCAATTCTGTTGTCTGGCCCACAAGTCAAACCAGagtggttcttttcttttcttttaaattaacttCCTTTTGACCCAGGcctcactatttaaaaaaaaaattttttttttaaattttaatcacccggtgctcatcacgacaggtgcactccttaatccccatcacctattccaccccccgccccccacctctcctctggtgaccatcagtgtgttctctatagttaagtctgtttcttggtttgtctcttccaccctctctctccttttcccctttgtttgtttcttctgtttcttaaattccatatatgaatgaaaccgatggtgtttgtttttctctgactgacttattttgcttagcattatactgtctagctccatccatgttgttgcaaatggcagaataacattccactgtgtatatatatatatatatatatatatatatatatatatacatacatatatatacatatatgccatatcttctttatccattcatcagtcagtggacacatgggttgcttccatatcttggctgttgtaaataatactacaataaacataggggtgcatatatccctttgaattagtgtttttgtctcCTTTGGGTAAAGGAGTGTAATTACTGGCTCGTAGGGTagtcctctttttaattttctgaggaacctccatactgttttccatcgtggctgtaccagtttgcattcccaccaacagtgcaagagggttctcactattttttataagaaatgtatttattattatcatcattattattttttaagattttatttatttgagagagacagagagagagattttgtgAGAGctagtgggaggaggggcagagggaggacgggcagagggagaagcaggctcctgactgagcagggagcctgatgcgggactcgatcccaggaccctggggtcatgacctgagccgaaggcagactcttaactgactgagccaccgaggtacCCACAAGATCTTAGCTCTTACAAAGATCTGAGTgttttcctcatctctttttttcttttttctcttttttcattttataggtagataaaatgaggcacagagaggtaaagcaaCGGGCCCAAGTGCACAGAGATCTGCAGTAATAGCTTTGTCTGGAGCTCAGGCCTCCTGACTCCCGGCCCAGGCTCTCTCTGCCACCACTCTGACCTGAATCATTCATGTGATGGTTGGCATAATTAGGGTGCTAAGTGGAA
Encoded proteins:
- the OR4E1 gene encoding olfactory receptor 4E1 — its product is MGEADLLNHTTSVTYIRLRGLSVNQKVQMAVFAMFLTFYVLTLIGNILIVIIIIYDCRLHTPMYFFLSNLSFIDVCHSTVTVPKMLTDTWSEEKLISFETCVTQMFFLHLFACTEIFLLTVMAYDRYMAICKPLQYMTVMKWKVCVLLAVALWTGGTIHSISLTSLTIKLPYCGPDEIDSFFCDVPQVIKLACTDTHIIEILIISNSGLISVVCFVVLVVSYAVILVSLRQQISEGRRKALSTCAAHLTVVTLFLGHCIFIYSRPSTSLPEDKVVSVFFTAVTPLLNPIIYTLRNEDMKNALNKFMGRLEGRGKK